Below is a window of Humulus lupulus chromosome 2, drHumLupu1.1, whole genome shotgun sequence DNA.
cactttatcattgttatacagatgtgttattatactgccaacgataacacaatttttgtgttattttaataaatagataagtgtttaattatgttatttatagtcgattatataacacatttcaatacttataaatttgtgttatactgcactttagtataacactttttttgtgttatactacactttagtataacacattatttgtgttatactacactttagtataacacatgtgttatattagcttagagaaacataatctttttttacttacacaaaactaggaaaacaaatatgaaagttaaagccaaataaggtaacataaatagatttttattaattactcaaatgtaattacaatatttagtctactagtctaggcttaagaaatcatattacaacataatttatgcccaattcagattcctttatcactaaatacaaaacaagaaatgtatacaaaaattagtgaaatacattcttccattctaaaggccttaACTACAAATGTCAAGAATTgttccaaagaaatcatctcaatatacctgcacattgtaaaaaaaaatccttttattattaagaacataagacttaagctagtttccacctgaaagcatataaagtttaaattagtTATATGAACTAGTTTATATAACTAACTAAACTGCCATTTAGCCAATTCACTTATCAGTGATTCATTGAGAATCATCACATACTTTAAttaacttatgaaatatatggaaTGGATGCAACTTATAGTTTAGTCCCTTCATGTTGATTGCAACTTATAGTTTAGTCCCTTCACTTATCATTTTTATTCTCTCTTTTCAATCTGAATATGATTCAAACCACTTGTAAAAAAATGTGACTGAaattaattgtatatttatataaataatttttacacaaacataattcattatatgtataattTCATTGAATTTCCTGTAACACAAGTATAGGAGCCAAAAAAGGGAAACACCATAGTTTTCATGCCCAAAACATAAGAAACACAAGTATCAGATTAAAAGTAAACAAGGAATTGAAGAATCAAaataaattcaaagagaaaagcagAGGCTACAAAACTAAATGGGTCAGTTTCTGAGTTGAAAAAAATTCTGATACAGGGAGCTATGTCCCTTGACATGGGAAGACTATTCACATGATATGGCATTGGAATTTTCTCTTATGTGGTAACTTTTTTGACTACCACTTAATTGTTTATATTTCTAAtgataatatattcatattatttatACTAATAAGATTACTAATGATTGAAAACATGAACAGGTCCCAATATATATAGCAGAGAACAAAATGAATAAGATTACTAGAGAAATAAAAATTGTTGTCCAAGCTTTGGGAAAGACCTGTAACCAGTTGAAAAATCATTCTGTTAACAAGACATGATTCACTTCTGAAAGCACTAGTTGTTAATATTATTTAGTTATGTTAGTTTGTCTACTGAAGAGTTTGTTATATGGTAGTTAGTTTCATAACTAACCCCTCTGTACTACTCATTCTCTATATAAATAAAGCTCTTGACTAACTCTCTTTAATGAGTTCAATTTAGGCACCATGAAAGCTGAGAAAAAAAACTGGTCCATGCACTGTTTTACCAATCCCAGGAAACATCATTTCATTGTCATGACAAGAATCAAATTGAGGTTTTGCTGATCAAACTATTAAATTTGGTTATAGTTACAAGACAGGAGTACCTGTGTGGTGCTGCGAGCAACTCCGTCCCATTTGTTGTAAGTGTTTCTGCTGTTTTCTTTCCATACTCCAAAATCCATactacagaaaaaaaaaaagagaaactgTCCAACTCGTGTTCCTGACTTTTCCAATTTCAAAACAAGAAAATACAGATTTAAACAGAGTTAAAGTCAAAGGCATAACAAATACAGATTCTATAATATATGTTCATTCACATAAATACAATGATAAATCTTGCCATAAATCATTGCTAAAAAAGTTGTCCTTAAGACAATATCAACCAAAtgaaactaaaaaaattattttagtcTAGCAAGTTTAGACCAGTCTTTTCACCAATTAAATAGTCTAGTCTTGAATCATAAGTATAAATTTGTTGATAAATGAATTGTAATTAGAACAAGGCATTTACCAAATAGCATAAATTGCATTAGGACATGATGAAAATTAATAATACACATAGACCAAAATAAATTGAGAATGATCAGCCTGCATAATGCACAACCACAAGCATATAAGCTCATAAATACATTGAAGAATAAATTCGGCACTAACACAACTGATAACTAATTTAAGTTTTAGGTGACAACAATAGCTGCTAATTAAAATGAAAGAAATGACAACACCAACCATTTTAACTTGTCGCATCCAAAATAGAACTAATACAAATGACAATAACAGAGTTTTGAGAGACCATTTAACAAACGGTTGGTGTGCACCTCATTTGTTTgaattagattatattatatgtataggTTTATGCTCCACCAAAATCTGTGTTTTTCTATTTTGTCTTGATGGTATAACTATGAACTACTATTCgaattactatatatatatacatataaccaAGCTCTTTCAAGTTTCAATACTATTAAAGAAAGTGTGGAAACAAAAGGAAATTCATTTGAAATATAAACTCAGTACCTGATCCTCTAGCTTATTGATATTATGAACCCTTTCTGTCTTAGCTCCATTTGTTTTCTTAAGATCCTTGTTCTGCTTGAAGTTGGCCCAGGAAAGAAGACTATCCACAATGCCAGACTTTACCACTGCAAGTTTAAAAGGTAAAACATAAACAAAGATACAAAAAGTAATGATTAGTGATCTAACTTGTGACGCGAGCTACATGAGTTCCACCCTTGATTGTGGCAATCGAATTTACAAAGCTAACCTGGTTTAACAAGAGAAAACAATCAGAATAAAAAACCCTTAAAAGTGCAGAACAACATCAAAGTACTCTCATTAAACATAAAAATTCAAATACCTGTTGAAATTGCCCATCACCAAGGCTCACACAAACCTCCCACTTGTCATTCACTTTCTTTGTGATCCTGCAGAGAAATGGTCAAAAGAGTATGTTAGCAAAAAAGATaacaaatgaagaaaaaaaaaaaccttaactAGAATCAGTGTGAAAAAAAAAACCTTGGAATAGTAGCATCTGATTTGCGGGCAGAGCGCAAATAAAGATCAACATAATCTAAGAATGATTTCACAGGAACTCGTTTTCCATTAAGTTCCACTTTCACATTATTCCCAAGGCATCCAGCCATATCAAAAACTCTCCTTTTCATCAGCGCAACAACATCATCTTCTAAATGTGTCATGTTAAACTTAGCCAAATCTGGCTTAAAAGTCACCTTGGTCCAATTGTCACTCTCCTTGCACTTTGTGATCACTGGATCAGTTTTCTTCCCCATGTTATTGGAGAAAACCTTCAAACAATCAACAGAAAATCCAATCAAATCAATATGTATGCTGAACCCAATTTCAAATTAACAACAGTAGAGAGCTTGTCTTAAATCAAAATCAAGAAATgaaatttataaacaaattagTCCCAATTTATGGAAAAACTTCAAATCGTCAACACACAAACCCAATCAAATCACCATGTTTGCCAAACTATGCTGACCAAAAtttcaaattaactaaaaaagaGAGCTCGTCTGAAACCCAAATCAAGATATGATCTTTAACTAAAAAAGAGAGCTTGTCCGAAACCCAAATCAAGAAATGATCTTTAACTTAAAAAGAGAGCTTGTCCGAAACCCTAATCAATAAAACACatgaataaacaaattatttcCAAATTAGGGAAAACCTTCAAATATTCAACACGAAACACCAAATCCACTCAACAAGTATACTAagctcaaaattcaaattaactaaaaagATAACTTGTCCGACATCCTAATCAAGAAATGAACTTCTATACCTACTTGTACTTCTTCAGACGCTTTCCATCAGCGGTCTCGATGATAAACTCAGTTGAGAAGATATTAGTGAGCTTAGCACCATACCCATTTTGTCCACCAGTAGTTTTCTTGACATTATCATCATAGCGCAGGCTGAGATTTTGGTATGAATTCATCCTTATTGAAGGTAGGAGCATGTAATGCATGCACTGCCTGACAAAATAGAAACCTGTAGAGAAGAAAATACACAACTCAGTAACTGCTCTATAATTTTTTCAATGCACAACTCAACAATGCTGAGTTATATATGTCAAAATTCTGGATTTAACTATtaccaaaacaaaacaaatacaTACATTATATTTTACCAGCAAGTAGGACACTGATGAACAAAAACATATTTTAGAGCAGCAATGTGTACTACTAGGAAGGATGAAGCAATGTGTTAAAGAAAATACAAGTCATTTAGGAATTTAATCAAACAGATTCAATGCACACATTATCACATCAAGAGAATCAGAAAAAACTTCATAGATTATTATGCAAACATGTGTTTATGAAAAAACACACATACATGTGTTCACTGGAATTTATCAACACTAAAGTAATAATTTAAGCAAGCACCAACTTACGTCAGCTAAAGAATTGATTATTAACACTTTCAATTAACATAAACACCCCCACCAGTGGAAAGAATATATCAGGAGTTAACTAATAACTGTAAgacaaaaacataaaatataatttGAACTCAAAAagtatatattgaaaataaatcaCACAAAAAGCCCCACTTATGGACTAGATTGATGGTTGTAACAAACCTCGATAACAATTAAATAGTAGCAGATTGCAACATCAATGTTGCCCTTCTCCTGCAGCAGAAACATAATAATTGTCTATTATATGCTTGCAGGCTAAATACTTGACACTGGAACCATAAAAGATACTAAAGATTACCTTCCAAGCATTTTCCATGTTTCCATAACACTCAGCAAAGCGAGGATCAATTTGAATagcttcttcattttttgtaATGCACGTATCAAAATCATGTAGCTAAAacagaataaaataaaatttaagaatCAGGTGCAAGTTAGGATAACCACCACATGATTATGTAGTAAAGCTTTAGCTTACCATCTTAATACTGTGTCTAAGGTTTTTGCTGGCTCTCTGCTGCGGATAGTTCGTCTTCCAAAGCTCCCTGTATATAGAAAATTTACAGTTATAGAGCACAAGTATTCAAAATAAAGGTTGAAAATTTTAATGAAAGCCCAAGAGCCTAATTAGTCTCACTAGGAGTCCTAATCCTGATGCTAACTAATTAGACTCCTTAACTACATATAAAACTATCTTGAGTGGTCTTATGAAGTAATGCATTGACTATGTAGTCAGTAGACACAATTTAACCATGTAAGAGAAATtactaaaaactatcagaaacaaTATGAATAAAAGCAGTATAAACTCAAgctaaaaaattgatttttatcgGATTAAATTACGAAAATTCATTAACAAGATATGAGTCAAAATGCTGCATTAATAAATGGAAATTCACATAAATATAAGTTCAGAGGCAATAAAATTAACTTCAATTACATAAGAGATCAATAACCCATAAAAAAACCATATTAAGCAATTATGGTGACTGAGTGCCACAACGCTGAAAGAGCACTTGACAATGGTCCCTTCATCTCCTTCAACAGCAGGTGCTACAACACTTGATTCCTCACTAATATCAATAACAGTGTCAATAAGACGCTGATTTATTTCCCTAATTTCGTCTTTAAGAGCATGAATTGCCTGCAACAAGATCACCATAGTCACTTCATAGGTATAAGTTTCTGAATGGATATGATAAAATGAACTCTTAGCACAGCATTTAAGGGCATGGCACTAGTGTAGCGCTTCATTTTCCTTGTCCCGTTAGTTCTGTCATGGCTCATGAAATTTCTTACATGTAAACGACAGTTTGTCATAGCAACTAAATCCTCACCAAATGCAGCTCTAGATCCATTACTGGGAGCTGATCCTACAAACCTATCAACCATGCTGACAACAGAGCCAATGTCCCTGACAGAAGCACTCAATGCCTTAGGTGACATAGATTTTACCTGGAAACCAGAGATTATTATAAATCTTTAACCAACAACAAATGAGGAACCACCAAAAATGAATACATTATCAAGTGAAAGGAAAAAGCAATGACTAACTGCTTTCATTAAACGCTCGAGTAAGCTGGCAAAAGAAAAAACAGACTCAAGTAAGCTTACAGTATAAGAAAAGGTTCACTTAAGCTAAAAAGTTTCAATTTCTTTCCCTTTTCTACTTTT
It encodes the following:
- the LOC133814416 gene encoding mediator of RNA polymerase II transcription subunit 15a-like, with product MLYQPQRPLLETSSTSVDSAATGHASGVDWQEEVYQKIKTMKELYLPELHELYQKIAGKLQQVKSMSPKALSASVRDIGSVVSMVDRFVGSAPSNGSRAAFGEDLVAMTNCRLHVRNFMSHDRTNGTRKMKRYTSAMPLNAVLRAIHALKDEIREINQRLIDTVIDISEESSVVAPAVEGDEGTIVKCSFSVVHFDSYLVNEFS